Genomic DNA from Apis mellifera strain DH4 linkage group LG6, Amel_HAv3.1, whole genome shotgun sequence:
aaaatatattttaattttacaatttgaagATTTCGTCGTtcttaaaatgtttcaaagtGATATCTCTTCTCAACAATTTCATcaatgttgaaaattatttcgtccaaATGACCGACGTAGCTAATCGTTACATTTCAACTGCGCGAATAAGGAGAAAGTCAGTTGGCAATGAAAGTCCAaagttaaacaattatatgtcgattcttttttcgaagatacatacacacacacttCACACATATCCTAGGAAATCCAAAAAGAACGGTGTATTCCGAAATACGACTCGTCGTACCGGCGATGATTTTTATCGTGCGTCACTATTATTGTAAACGGGGATAAAAGGTGGACTAGAACGCGAAAAAGTGTATGAAACAGCGCATCGAAAAATGAACCAATGAGAGTTGACGAGACAAAACAGTTAGAAACGAGCGCTGCGATGATTGTCAAAACAGATACTAATAAtcgcaaaataaatttctcgtaatatctttctgtaaaattttagaatttttatttgaaaattttgacacttgatatgaaaaacaattttttcgaattttctttcacaattccttttaagtaatatttgaacaatttccggttaagataagaaaaaatttgaaaaaaaattgacgcgATCATTTCGACGGGATGAAGCGGAATTGCAACTTTTGAGTTCGAGTGAGAGAATAATTTCATCCGATTTattgatcgaataataataatatatgttaatgaAGAAACAAGTGACAGAAGAATCATACCTATAAAATCTGTCATCGTTGCGATCCAAATAGCTGGGGTAACCTTTTAAGGAAGTCATTGTAATTGTTTCTTCTCGTAATAAATGTTACCAATAATTTCCTAGCATAACTATCACCACTTTtagataatatcaaattagatAGAATGGAAGGGATGAGCCGAACACccacaataattttatacaaaatatcgcCGTCATTATTGTAAACTGTGTTGCTATAGTTACACATTTTCTGATGTtcaactattataatatttgaacataTTAATTAGTTCAACtacatatttcgaaaaatttgaaaatatcctcgtcttatttatttctcaaaaaggatatgaaattttatcgtatttgAAATCACTGAATTCGCATATCAAAAAATCTACGAGAGATaataagaaacgaaagaaagtgatttaaaacataaattataaattccggTTTTGCGTAATCACGTTTAAATTCTCTCGATTGATAATTACAAATGAACATagtaatttatctaaaataaaatgaaagttcTGACGTAATGATCTTCTCCATTTCTCGAGACaagtaattaatcaaaaatattgactCTCTACGAATGAACACGTGAATCAATGttacgtttaataaataatattcttacttTTCGTTTATGAGAGATCATTACAGAACgcttatttcataaaatcttaaatcttaaatgtttctttttgttcattaattttacgcgcgaatttctatcaataaatcttgaagttttatttcatctaGCGCGGTATTTTTGTAGCTCGCGACATCTAAAGGATTTTTGGCAAAATGATTTCCGAggcaattatttcaatacaattattctacgataaatttttctgcaatcatgaaaagaagaaaaggattacttatttatttattctctttactattattctttatactataaaaaaaattatgtttcaaaaaatattggtctaaatataaaattataaaatttaaatatatttcatatctatcatatatatatcatatttgtgtacgaagaaaatacatatacgTAAGTATACGTAAATAGAATTTGCTCTATAGAATCCACCTCTAACGCTCTCACTTTTTATTTGCGAGTAGTCATACCAGTTTAACAATAAGAAGTCATAATTATACAGGAAAAAGGAAGCGCGACATTCCGTAACACGCACTAGTTCTCCTTAACGAACTTGTTCAAATTAGAAcataaatgagaaataatccaattttttatttaattcatattttgacGATTTGAAATTGTGatgtatttcataaaaatttttcaaagttttttttaatggatggTTTGCATGGGAACGAAAATCAtgattatgaatgaaaatacatgattaaattggaattctcaaaatttttacttctaCTACCATTTATGACCCGCCATTTCtacaattctaatataatgaattttattaaatataatcactGTGATATAACATGATTATATGGCTTTTTATTAaaccataaatattatagatctaCTTGAAATATATCCACAATTCAGAGAtaataaacgaagaaagatataattaataaatggtaaatgattaaatgatcAACTAAACTCGTTCTGTTATTGCAATGGAAAGTCATAGAAGAAAGCTTGCCTAGCAACTATTAGGATCTATAACTGACAAAGTTTCATACATCTTTCCTAATGGCTTCCTTGATTTTGGAAGAAAATGCGTGAAAAAATCATTGGCAATggctttgaaaattaaaatcttcgaCGATTTCATCAAGTAATgtggaatttttttgatatttaaaaataaaaaatgcaaaagtaatttagagtttaaaaaaatacataaaaatcaatgaaaacaatttatacataaaataggaaattttaaagaaatgtttaaaaaatatattaacattaaaaaaatgttgaaaacattatttaaaataaatcataaaaatttagacaataataaaaaattattagaaaaagaatttttcatataattaaaatagttatttaaaaGTTCATTTATGTAGAACaacttcattattttcaaaatattattcagaaCAATTTGATCTATCCACAAGTGGATAaagtatcatatataaatatataaatatatatatatataaaagagaaaaaagaggaaagtgTTTTTGCTTTAACTTGCAATACTTGTGCGTCATATGTACGAGATGGTATTCTTATTCTACATGCATGTCGTCATCTCAAGCCCTACCACCAGGGACAATGCCATTGCCATAGTGAAACAGTGAAAGTATGGTCATTTTATTTCTGTCGTGCTTTTGCTCTTTTCTACCGGTACCCTCGATCTTGACATATGTAGACACAAATACGCGGCAATATTTTCTATCACAATCTCATTTCTCGGTTTCAGATATTCGAACAAACTGAAACCAGAAACTAgtgacataatttttttatatttttaatgacggtattttcaaatatttgtcatTACATTGACTGATtgattataagtaataatgtatatatatgtattattatatataatttaatctagaTAGATTCTTTATAGAGATAcatctatatattatgaatatacaaactttaaattatcttgaaatattatcaactttaaatcttattaatttgctgttaaactattttatatgttttatttttcaatttctgtataatataaatattattcacacttattcttatataattgtgaatatatagtttttcaagaatttatagagttaatatatatataaatagaaaaaaattgataataattttgaataaaaattgttgtaatatatttttcattaatatgatagattattttaataaaaaattgaagattgacttgatatactattaaaaattatatattattaaaaatcagtaATATAGTgatctaataaaaatgaataatataccTATTATTGAACTATAATGGAATGGGCTAATTATAGAATTctattgtgaaaatataatttgttaattataagtataaacCTAACATCAATTGCATTAAacactttatatattaatatgattaatatgatacaaagtttgtttttttttttttttgatatcatattttttatcatatttttatataaatcatttcattcaatttcaattaaatataaatttattaaattaaacatgttTTAGTGCATTACGAGatctattgttaataatttggtTCACATTAATGGTTCGTGTAAAATCTGCGATAATGCCTCCTCCATGGGCAGATCCGTCAAGCAATCCTTGTGCCGCTCAACCACGTGGTTGGCAATTGTTATTTTGGCCGCCGGATGGAAAGTGTTACAAAATATTCCAGGCAGGTGCTGCATTTTCTCTTTACAGAGTCATTggagtatttttaatagaatgtaCATTagagaatcaattttttttttatacttcttttttttttctttttactccattaaaataaactattgaGTGTTTATgctaattattatgtttaattattaatttgattaacagATTGGGGCACCATGCCCTGAGACAATGGAACTAAGTCCAGCAGCAGGTGGAGGTGGGACTATAGCTGAATGTAGATGTCCTCCAGGAACTGCACAATCTCCTAGAGATGCGCTATGTCATAAGATATATACAAGAGCATCTTGTCCAAAGGGACAGTTTTTTGCACCTGTTCCAGAAACGTCTGGAAGATCTAGGTATTATAAGATACATTTGAAAGTAAAACTCAAGTTATTCTCAAAAGTATTTCTTGAAAGTGAACATTGTACTGAGAGTGATTGTCCGacagatttttattactatggaataataaaaattactattgatCAATCATTCTTAACTTTTTTTctcacttttaatttaatattcttgaaagcaactttcgaaaattttattatcaaatgtaTTCGTAACCCtaactttcaaaaaataaatataactaatataactaatttaaaaattgtgtattttctaaaacttttgaaattttgaaaactttacagagagaaaaaagaaaaaaaagaaaaagtagttgtataatttgaaaagatacaatatattaaattttaattttttataatactatatgttttttaaaatattgcataatttatgttaagatctttataaataaaaatttaaaaaaaatgttttttaaatcaatatttttaataattaaaaaaataattaataaagaaataatagaactaaaaatatctaaaaatattattttaattctgtaTAAGGTGGGGTGTATGTCATGATCCAGAACCAtgcaaagaaaaaggagaagtcTATTGGCCTAGGGACAATAAATGTTATCCCAAATTTAGCAAAGGACCATGTTCAAAAGGAGAACTTCTCACCGTAGACGAAGATGGATTAACATTATGTTCTTGTTCTAAAAATGGAGAACTTGGGCGATATCATTGGACAGGTAATGGCGGTGGTTGTCATGAACATTATACTAAAGGACCATGTACAGAACcaggagaattatttttaccgGGTGGTGTATGTGGTTGTCATTCTAAATTACCTCACTACCATGAACCAACTGGAATGTGTTATCAATTaggtaaaataattcgaaaatatttttaaatgataaaaaatattttaattttgtaatatttattattactttatgttattgacaaaaattatttatttcttaataggTGATATTGGTCCATGTTTACAAGGTCATCactttattgtaataaatacaataatcaaTGGAGAAGAAATTCGTGCTAAGTGTGTATGCAAACCAGGTCatgttctttataaaaatggatTCTGCTATAGACTTTATACAAAAGGACCATGTGAAAATGGTTACATGTTAATAAATTCGACGACTTGCATTCCTGTACCTTGCACACGGGGACGATTATATTTTCCACAAGAAAAAACATGTTACAAAATAGGAACGAGAGGACCATGTCCGAGAGGACAAATTGTTTTGTACGATTATAATGTACGACCATCTATTGATGGAATCAGTTATAATGGAGTATGTGGATGTATAAATGTACAAAAAGATttggaaaaatgtttcgaagaaACTAATGACAGTTGCGAATCTACACCAGGAAtggtagaaataaataaaacttgttacaaattatatacacaAGGACCTTGTACTGCAGGAGAATGGTTAGTTGCACAAAGAATGCCAAAACAGAGTTTatggaaaaatgaagaattagaATCAAAAGCTAGATGTGAATGCAGACCCGGATATAAGAGAATTACagatacttttaaaatctctGAATTAGAAAGTAATAGTCTTCTTTCTTTGGGTGGTTGTCAACCACCTACTGTAAGTTTAGCAAAGTTTCTCAATGAAAAAGCGAAAtcgataaacttttaaatgaaTAGAAGAACTGAAGAGATGAGAGACTATGAATAATAGCATATGTCAGTGATAAAAtgcattttcttaaattattatttgtaaatactattgtacaaatattgtctataaaatattctcaagaATCTCATGTGTATATCATAAGAAttcctatttatttaatattttagtgctatgaaatttttgttttatgctttaattttattttaaattttatcatataatatactgctattaatattataaaatataagaattattatatgtaatatcatGTAATATCATCTCAAATGTTTGGtcaagtataatatttaaatatcattttttgtcaatattttgtaaatatatacaatgtatGACTTTcagaatattatgattaatgataaaatgatcttcaaaaatatatcaaattttataaatatataaatatactcacTCATTTTTGTGTTGTAGATCACGAATTTGTTGTTCGTTTCCTATTATTTGTTGTCCTTTTAatgctatttctttttctaaagcAGCTATTTTTTCTGTCTTTTCATCCAATgccatctaataaaaattattcattaatataaatttatcattaaatattttatgatataattatattacttaccAATAACTGATCTTTTTCATGATCTAAATGTGTCATATTCactttaagattattaatttctttttctaaatcttttatttgattttcaagttgtaatttttgtcgctctattgttttattacgatccaatattttatttaattcgcaTTCCGATTGCGTTAATTGATTCTGAGCATCTCCCAATGTTTGATCCGTTTGATCTTGTAAAGCGctaataagtttatatatatatatatatctaatattactaacttaaattaatttaaataagttattacattataaaatatacttaatattaaaatttctattatattttataaaatttttaacttaaataaataaaacttaaaaaaataaataataccgaAGTTGAAAATATTGTGTTCTTTGTGTTCCTAATTCTTGTTTGGTTCGTCGTAACTCTTCTCGTAGATCTTGTAATTGATCTTCAAGTCCTTTTATAGTTGCTCTTCGTGTTCCTTGCGTAAGTAAAAGTTCTTGTCGTTCCTTTTCTATCTGTTTCATTCGAGTTTCAACATCAGTcaaattttctcttaaatgACGTTGTTCAGATGTATGTGCTTCCGTTGCTatctaattatcaatataatacaattttcaatatataaatatttacataacatgaaaaatttatctataacaaaattctatttaaaattcatttttgacttcatttttaaactatcaattttattgttaataatttgataataattaataattgttaataatattaatataatattttagaaaatttacttcaatatttttggtgatttataaaaacaataatatatatggaaacattaaaaataaaaatacttacctTTAATCTTTCACGTAATGCATTACGTTCTTCAATTAAACGATCGATATCAGCCCGTGCAATATCTCGTTCATGTTCCAGACGTTCAATAAtatcctaaaaaatataatttttataaatataattagatattaaatattaaatatcttctattatgaaatagtttaattcttattttaaatgcaaaaatattttttaattataaaataatataaataatatttacagaaaattattatataattattcttacctTTATCTTGCTATCTTTTATAACTAGAGGAGAACAATTACATACAATACCACGTTTGCAAACATTGCAAAGTCGATGTGGTATTTtatgttcatttttataagtatGTAAATGTGTTTCTAAATTAGTTTTTTCACGACataattctcttttctcttgttGTAATTTATCCaatgcattttctttttcatttaaatgacATTTTAATTCTCGAATTCGTGAACTGAAATCAACCTAtttttaaaagcaaaaatgaaataaaaaacttttatagatcatcaatcaatattaaataaaagaaaactatataaactaaaaaaaaaattatattttacgtgatctatttcaatcattttattgtaattatctttaatattctttttattcgtttttataaaaatctctttCGCTTCTTAATTGTTCAATCACCTGTTGCaactgataaaataaattcaaaatagtatacttatttaattacaaaataatatacatacatttgtttcaatatcttttccatctaattgtttcaatatattgTTATGTCCAATATGATTTACATCTTGAaaaatctttgtttctttatgTATCTCttgaaaatctatattattttgttaataattatgtaataataattatatttgtaataatttaaaaaaaatataaataaatatgttttataatatattatacataaatatattacattttatattttataattttacctttattataattattttttcttcctttttctctagTTTCATTTGTTCCATtgttatctaataatatatcttttgtaCTCATTTGCTcttttaataacttattactatattgtaattgaataatatcttgtttttgtttttcattttccttaGCCAATCTTTCGATctcatcatttaaatttttttctacaatatcataaaaaaatatttattaactctataaaattatacaattatactttttgtatataattatattttactatttatataaaaatgaaaaaagaaaattctatatacCAATTACAGTTAACTCATTTATTCTATCAGTCATTTGCTTTTTTTCATCTAAAGTACATTCCAAAGTACGTTGAATATTAAGTTTTTCTAATCTACATGTTTCCAGATTTGTTCTCAATTCTTGTACTTCTCTATGCTCAGTAGCTAATTCATCTTCTAATACATGTACTCTTGTCGTTACattctctaatttttcctatataaatttaaattttaataataatatatttaaatataaaatttaattcttaaaaaaaattacaaaaatttatttacctgCAATTTAGaaactcttttattattttctttaactgTTGAGTTACAATCAGCTTCTACTGCTAATGCAATGTAATCTATGtcttttaattccttttccaATTCCTCATTTCGATCAGCAAGTTTAAGTGCTTGAGCCATAGCATCATGTTGTTTGTTTAAAGCTTCTATATGAACATgacataacataaataatattaaaaatttttaaatcttatatcaaaaagaatatacatttttatacctCTTAATTGCTGCtctaattccaatttttcttgttggagtatttttaattcatcatttaCATTATCcgatattacataattattttctgtttttttataatctttagaAACAGCTAAATATGGTCTACCTCCTTCTAACATTTTCTTCAAccgtaaaatttctttttctttagtaGTCAactataaatatgtttttttttgcaatatatttatattcgtaaattttaaataaaaattcaatatttatatatcatgtaatattatttgtaattaataataatggaaatattaactacttttaaatttacgaaattcATGCAATTCATGCAATGTAAGCTCATGCAAATGTAACTAACAATAATATACctgactttttaatatttgtatattgtcattttgtaaagaaagttctccttttaaatttgttaccTCATGACTCAAACAATTCATCTTATGATCTgccatatttaataaatcaataatttttggtTCCACAATGCTTAAATTTGGTAATGgtgtaaatttaattcctgTTTTTGGTAATGGTTCACTTTCTATAACTGGTCTTCGAAGTGGGAAAACAGAACGTTTCTTAGAagctgtaataataaaaaataaaatttttaaaaatttataaaaatttttaaaaatatattttaaaattttgaattttaaatatttaaagcaattattgtaataaaaccaacttattatatcaattttttatcaattaattacatttgaaatatttaatattttaaattacaaaaatattataaaagaataatactaaataaaaattataataatatataaattaatataataaaaattacctaATCCAACATTGCTAATAGTTGgttttaaacattttccttGGAGttccaaaattctttttgaCTTCTTAGCAGATTCAGTTTCTAATTCCTTAATTCTATGTAAATTGCGAGA
This window encodes:
- the LOC552058 gene encoding uncharacterized protein LOC552058 isoform X1; this encodes MALKIKIFDDFINALRDLLLIIWFTLMVRVKSAIMPPPWADPSSNPCAAQPRGWQLLFWPPDGKCYKIFQIGAPCPETMELSPAAGGGGTIAECRCPPGTAQSPRDALCHKIYTRASCPKGQFFAPVPETSGRSRWGVCHDPEPCKEKGEVYWPRDNKCYPKFSKGPCSKGELLTVDEDGLTLCSCSKNGELGRYHWTGNGGGCHEHYTKGPCTEPGELFLPGGVCGCHSKLPHYHEPTGMCYQLGDIGPCLQGHHFIVINTIINGEEIRAKCVCKPGHVLYKNGFCYRLYTKGPCENGYMLINSTTCIPVPCTRGRLYFPQEKTCYKIGTRGPCPRGQIVLYDYNVRPSIDGISYNGVCGCINVQKDLEKCFEETNDSCESTPGMVEINKTCYKLYTQGPCTAGEWLVAQRMPKQSLWKNEELESKARCECRPGYKRITDTFKISELESNSLLSLGGCQPPTVSLAKFLNEKAKSINF
- the LOC552058 gene encoding uncharacterized protein LOC552058 isoform X3, with the protein product MVRVKSAIMPPPWADPSSNPCAAQPRGWQLLFWPPDGKCYKIFQIGAPCPETMELSPAAGGGGTIAECRCPPGTAQSPRDALCHKIYTRASCPKGQFFAPVPETSGRSRWGVCHDPEPCKEKGEVYWPRDNKCYPKFSKGPCSKGELLTVDEDGLTLCSCSKNGELGRYHWTGNGGGCHEHYTKGPCTEPGELFLPGGVCGCHSKLPHYHEPTGMCYQLGDIGPCLQGHHFIVINTIINGEEIRAKCVCKPGHVLYKNGFCYRLYTKGPCENGYMLINSTTCIPVPCTRGRLYFPQEKTCYKIGTRGPCPRGQIVLYDYNVRPSIDGISYNGVCGCINVQKDLEKCFEETNDSCESTPGMVEINKTCYKLYTQGPCTAGEWLVAQRMPKQSLWKNEELESKARCECRPGYKRITDTFKISELESNSLLSLGGCQPPTVSLAKFLNEKAKSINF
- the LOC552058 gene encoding uncharacterized protein LOC552058 isoform X4 — translated: MESVTKYSRQIGAPCPETMELSPAAGGGGTIAECRCPPGTAQSPRDALCHKIYTRASCPKGQFFAPVPETSGRSRWGVCHDPEPCKEKGEVYWPRDNKCYPKFSKGPCSKGELLTVDEDGLTLCSCSKNGELGRYHWTGNGGGCHEHYTKGPCTEPGELFLPGGVCGCHSKLPHYHEPTGMCYQLGDIGPCLQGHHFIVINTIINGEEIRAKCVCKPGHVLYKNGFCYRLYTKGPCENGYMLINSTTCIPVPCTRGRLYFPQEKTCYKIGTRGPCPRGQIVLYDYNVRPSIDGISYNGVCGCINVQKDLEKCFEETNDSCESTPGMVEINKTCYKLYTQGPCTAGEWLVAQRMPKQSLWKNEELESKARCECRPGYKRITDTFKISELESNSLLSLGGCQPPTVSLAKFLNEKAKSINF
- the LOC552058 gene encoding uncharacterized protein LOC552058 isoform X2 translates to MKHSSALRDLLLIIWFTLMVRVKSAIMPPPWADPSSNPCAAQPRGWQLLFWPPDGKCYKIFQIGAPCPETMELSPAAGGGGTIAECRCPPGTAQSPRDALCHKIYTRASCPKGQFFAPVPETSGRSRWGVCHDPEPCKEKGEVYWPRDNKCYPKFSKGPCSKGELLTVDEDGLTLCSCSKNGELGRYHWTGNGGGCHEHYTKGPCTEPGELFLPGGVCGCHSKLPHYHEPTGMCYQLGDIGPCLQGHHFIVINTIINGEEIRAKCVCKPGHVLYKNGFCYRLYTKGPCENGYMLINSTTCIPVPCTRGRLYFPQEKTCYKIGTRGPCPRGQIVLYDYNVRPSIDGISYNGVCGCINVQKDLEKCFEETNDSCESTPGMVEINKTCYKLYTQGPCTAGEWLVAQRMPKQSLWKNEELESKARCECRPGYKRITDTFKISELESNSLLSLGGCQPPTVSLAKFLNEKAKSINF